The Shewanella sp. MTB7 genome includes a window with the following:
- a CDS encoding DNA/RNA non-specific endonuclease, translating into MKKWITLAFLFSVPLQATEFRTPNCPIGCPSLEIKGNVVIFERLYALSQSQKTQFADWVAYEVDVMNFGNTTNRTWKNNPLLEEDERLEKGDYTDASNKLGVDRGHQAPLASFVGSRYWSTLNYLSNITPQAKGLNQGPWKNLEEAVRDAVGFRENLYVITGTLYNKQMDGLPKADEVHSIPSDYYKIVYDHKGNSAAFLMSQSLTRSTDYCTTKKSISDLRQVVPYSLPSKLKDGSQILKRLGC; encoded by the coding sequence ATGAAGAAATGGATAACGCTAGCTTTCCTGTTCTCAGTACCTCTACAAGCTACTGAGTTTCGCACCCCGAACTGCCCTATCGGTTGCCCAAGCCTTGAGATTAAAGGCAATGTCGTAATATTTGAGCGTTTGTATGCACTTTCTCAAAGCCAAAAAACTCAGTTCGCTGATTGGGTCGCTTATGAAGTGGATGTGATGAATTTTGGCAATACAACCAATCGCACCTGGAAAAATAATCCGCTACTCGAAGAGGATGAGCGGTTAGAAAAAGGTGACTACACTGACGCATCAAACAAGCTAGGTGTTGACCGAGGCCATCAGGCTCCTTTAGCTAGCTTTGTAGGAAGTAGATACTGGTCAACGTTGAATTATTTATCCAACATCACACCTCAGGCAAAGGGTTTAAACCAAGGGCCTTGGAAGAATTTAGAAGAAGCGGTTAGAGATGCCGTAGGCTTTCGAGAAAACCTTTATGTCATTACTGGCACTCTGTACAACAAGCAAATGGACGGATTGCCTAAAGCGGATGAGGTCCACTCTATTCCATCCGATTACTACAAAATCGTATATGACCATAAAGGTAATTCAGCCGCATTTTTAATGAGCCAATCTTTAACTCGCAGTACTGATTACTGTACAACGAAGAAATCGATTTCAGATTTGAGGCAGGTTGTGCCCTATTCGCTACCAAGCAAATTGAAAGATGGCAGTCAGATTTTGAAAAGATTGGGTTGTTAG
- a CDS encoding P-loop NTPase fold protein yields the protein MFKRWFDLLCLSVVAATALYFLHPLIQSKTFLAWTDFITKQPYLVQAALYFSSGLLIKQLLNVTGDYSIEQESPLYALKRLKYPPARYAIFLVVIHIMLYLQFSDLLAFTMVLTFSSEMILLLIFILLGIVWCGGFTIPLRWVYAKFRSNTVAEKPVGTVCVNRMSDWLNTDDSSQNLDDDLLNRKALVERITERLNKSGGCHRGNHMLAGVFGSGKSSVIHFVKDQLRKENKEEWLFCTFDSWGRIKDGLHGQKLILEMMINEIGRVTSVVGLQGLPDAYLGALSGLGSNWKRVVSFLKITNLNPDKQLQEIEFILNCLDLKMLVCIEDLDRNNDSKNLANEIAPLLDRLVKIKNVSFIFTIGYEEHLSPVVTRVTQYREDLVIDGLKLESILTDFRKECFVIIDDFNPLSYIDGTKNPDSWKFVEQYVSSADYASTNRIYFNFLVLYFSSIRSLKYILRDVIYSWEHSKLAGEVNFDDLLLMTILKFEEPLAYDFIVENKNIVGKGLGLYNDKMLLEQWSLIEGELNNLDSAKAIVGYIINLKYMDKSAKIGGLNDKSGLMQCIGANRDKKYLNSIIANSIEFGEKGNLSDFKIVSFIKYLLDNMQGLNFDDAMGISLDKYSHLINHPDFYNTIKHLCGIIDDNVKDYCIIFSRLALYELDVIVQCHAGGGDDKNKIVDGNQVFFKYSNLLNQVFERVKGKVEGDVMLIDLLQKITSKHVDKSLCDNWWVTYLVTSNYNVTQYSKNLLECLLKRVPSLDCLQLDNLKNMFYSVRNVCGSDPNTADLFILDCIIKSKFSNCCKVDLLYWAVSGLVGSKTFNCYIDNKKPEFMSIVNSVSEDELIGKDIKLFIMKIKDKYNKDKLLKFSAEDNDANLVTS from the coding sequence ATGTTCAAACGTTGGTTCGATTTACTTTGTCTATCTGTGGTTGCAGCAACTGCACTATATTTTCTCCATCCATTAATTCAAAGTAAAACCTTTTTAGCCTGGACTGATTTTATAACGAAGCAACCATATTTAGTGCAGGCGGCTTTGTACTTTAGTTCTGGATTATTAATTAAGCAGTTGCTAAATGTAACTGGTGACTACAGCATAGAGCAAGAAAGTCCACTTTATGCTCTAAAACGTCTCAAATATCCTCCAGCCCGTTATGCCATCTTCTTGGTTGTAATCCATATAATGCTATACCTTCAATTCAGTGATTTATTGGCTTTTACGATGGTATTAACTTTTTCTTCTGAAATGATCTTATTGTTAATATTCATTTTACTAGGGATAGTTTGGTGTGGTGGGTTTACTATCCCTTTAAGATGGGTTTATGCGAAATTTAGATCAAATACCGTAGCTGAGAAACCAGTGGGTACAGTATGCGTTAATCGGATGAGTGATTGGCTTAATACAGATGATTCTAGTCAAAATTTGGATGATGACTTATTAAATAGAAAGGCATTGGTCGAAAGAATTACTGAAAGGCTAAATAAATCAGGTGGTTGTCATCGTGGTAATCATATGCTTGCTGGTGTGTTTGGTAGTGGTAAATCTAGTGTTATTCACTTTGTTAAAGATCAACTTAGAAAGGAAAATAAAGAGGAATGGCTATTTTGCACATTTGATAGCTGGGGTCGTATCAAAGATGGTTTACATGGACAGAAACTAATTCTTGAAATGATGATTAATGAGATTGGTAGAGTAACAAGTGTTGTAGGGCTACAGGGTCTGCCTGATGCATACCTTGGTGCACTTAGTGGTCTAGGATCAAATTGGAAACGAGTTGTTTCATTTTTAAAGATAACAAACCTTAATCCAGATAAACAGTTGCAAGAAATCGAGTTTATCCTGAATTGTCTAGATCTTAAAATGTTAGTTTGTATCGAGGATTTAGATCGTAATAATGACAGTAAAAACCTGGCTAACGAGATTGCTCCTCTATTGGACAGATTAGTTAAAATAAAGAATGTAAGCTTTATATTCACAATAGGCTATGAAGAACATTTATCTCCAGTTGTTACGAGAGTAACTCAATATCGAGAAGATTTAGTAATTGATGGGTTGAAATTAGAAAGTATTCTAACGGATTTTCGGAAGGAGTGCTTTGTTATTATTGACGATTTTAATCCATTGAGTTATATAGATGGAACTAAGAATCCTGATAGTTGGAAGTTTGTTGAACAGTATGTATCAAGTGCAGACTACGCTTCTACAAATAGAATTTACTTTAACTTTCTTGTCTTATACTTTTCAAGTATAAGAAGTTTAAAATATATTTTAAGAGATGTCATATACTCATGGGAACATTCAAAACTTGCCGGAGAAGTCAATTTTGATGATTTGCTGTTGATGACGATTTTGAAGTTTGAAGAGCCTTTAGCTTATGATTTTATTGTTGAAAATAAAAATATCGTCGGAAAAGGGCTCGGTTTATACAATGATAAAATGCTATTGGAACAGTGGTCTTTAATAGAGGGTGAGTTGAATAACTTAGACTCTGCAAAAGCTATTGTAGGATATATTATTAATTTAAAGTATATGGATAAGTCGGCTAAAATTGGTGGGTTGAATGATAAATCTGGGTTAATGCAGTGTATCGGGGCTAATCGCGATAAGAAATACCTTAATAGTATAATTGCGAATAGTATAGAATTTGGTGAGAAAGGAAATTTATCAGACTTTAAAATTGTCAGCTTTATAAAGTATCTATTAGATAATATGCAGGGCTTAAATTTTGATGACGCTATGGGGATATCTTTGGATAAATATTCACATTTGATTAATCATCCAGACTTCTATAATACGATTAAGCATTTATGTGGAATTATTGATGATAACGTTAAAGATTACTGTATTATATTTTCTAGGTTAGCACTTTATGAGCTTGATGTAATTGTACAGTGTCACGCTGGGGGGGGGGATGATAAGAATAAAATAGTAGATGGAAATCAGGTTTTTTTTAAGTACAGCAACTTGTTAAATCAAGTATTTGAAAGAGTTAAAGGTAAGGTGGAAGGGGACGTTATGTTGATTGATTTATTACAGAAAATAACATCCAAACATGTTGATAAATCCTTATGTGATAATTGGTGGGTTACATATCTTGTGACGTCTAACTATAACGTAACACAATATTCAAAAAACCTATTGGAGTGTTTGTTAAAGCGTGTGCCTTCATTAGATTGTTTACAGTTAGATAATTTAAAGAACATGTTTTATTCTGTTAGGAACGTATGTGGTAGTGATCCCAATACTGCTGATTTATTTATTCTGGATTGTATAATAAAATCGAAATTTTCTAATTGTTGTAAGGTTGATCTATTATATTGGGCAGTAAGCGGGCTGGTAGGAAGTAAAACTTTTAATTGTTACATCGACAACAAAAAACCTGAGTTTATGTCCATTGTAAATTCTGTAAGTGAAGACGAGTTAATAGGAAAGGATATAAAGTTATTTATAATGAAAATTAAAGATAAGTATAATAAAGATAAGCTATTAAAATTTTCTGCGGAAGATAACGATGCCAATTTAGTTACATCTTAA
- a CDS encoding Y-family DNA polymerase, which yields MFALVDANSFYCSAEQVFRPDWRGKPIIVLSNNDGCVVAANRQAKEAGVPRFSPYFQIKVLCQQKSVIALSSNYELYGDLSAKMMQVIGRFAPEQHVYSIDESFLSFAHCYPAIPCLHSQAQAIRRAVWKEVRLPVCVGIGETLTLAKVANHAAKKIQGYDGVCVIDSEAKRIEILQQLETADVWGIGRRLSKKLTLMNIRTAFDLAKMPPGLARKQFSIEVERTVRELNGQICKQWDEARADKKQIFSTRSVGERITDFEQLHQALSKHAAIAATKARKQGSSCKSMLVFASNSPYDERPLSYKTTIHFPCPTDDTTEITAAVSNVVSQLYRPGVRYYRIGVGLIDLTSTHHAQLDLFNASKSNPALMRVYDGINQRFGTDTLFLAAQGTEQKWTMRRDLLTPQYTTNWNSLPQIKC from the coding sequence ATGTTTGCCCTAGTCGATGCCAACTCCTTTTACTGCAGTGCCGAACAAGTCTTTCGCCCTGATTGGCGTGGTAAGCCTATTATTGTTTTATCGAACAACGATGGTTGTGTGGTAGCGGCAAACCGCCAAGCAAAAGAGGCTGGCGTTCCTCGATTTTCGCCGTATTTTCAGATTAAGGTTTTATGTCAACAAAAGAGCGTCATTGCACTTTCTTCAAACTATGAACTTTACGGTGACTTGTCCGCTAAGATGATGCAGGTCATTGGCCGTTTTGCACCTGAGCAGCATGTTTACTCGATAGATGAATCCTTTCTTTCTTTTGCGCATTGTTATCCTGCAATTCCTTGCTTGCATTCACAGGCTCAAGCTATACGTCGCGCTGTTTGGAAAGAGGTGAGATTACCCGTGTGTGTGGGAATCGGTGAAACACTGACGCTAGCCAAAGTAGCTAATCATGCCGCTAAGAAAATTCAAGGCTATGACGGTGTCTGCGTTATCGATAGTGAAGCTAAGCGAATTGAAATTTTACAGCAGTTAGAAACCGCTGACGTGTGGGGGATAGGTCGTCGTTTAAGTAAAAAGCTCACATTAATGAATATCAGGACTGCTTTTGATTTGGCTAAAATGCCGCCTGGTTTAGCGCGTAAGCAATTCAGTATTGAAGTTGAGCGGACTGTAAGGGAGCTAAACGGGCAAATTTGCAAACAATGGGATGAGGCTAGGGCAGATAAAAAGCAGATATTCTCAACGCGAAGTGTCGGTGAGCGGATAACTGACTTTGAACAACTGCATCAAGCCCTTTCTAAACACGCCGCTATTGCTGCTACAAAAGCACGCAAACAAGGCTCAAGCTGTAAGAGTATGCTGGTGTTTGCATCTAATTCACCTTATGACGAAAGGCCACTGAGCTATAAAACAACAATTCACTTCCCTTGCCCAACAGATGATACAACAGAGATAACCGCGGCAGTTTCTAATGTTGTGAGTCAGCTTTATCGCCCTGGCGTTCGTTACTATCGAATTGGTGTGGGCTTGATTGATTTAACCAGTACTCATCATGCCCAGTTAGATCTATTTAATGCATCAAAATCTAACCCCGCACTTATGCGTGTTTATGATGGTATTAATCAACGTTTCGGTACCGATACGCTATTTTTAGCGGCTCAAGGAACAGAGCAAAAGTGGACCATGAGAAGGGATCTACTGACTCCTCAGTACACCACCAATTGGAATAGCCTCCCACAGATTAAGTGCTGA
- a CDS encoding helix-turn-helix transcriptional regulator → MFDKELKAHKEKGSSTQEYFNKTQLARVLGISRSTVYRLAEKPGFPETTTEPFPGRYRLSEVISWVEQETQTF, encoded by the coding sequence CTCACAAAGAGAAAGGATCTAGTACACAAGAGTATTTCAACAAGACTCAACTAGCCCGAGTGCTTGGGATAAGCAGAAGTACGGTTTATCGACTCGCAGAAAAGCCAGGGTTCCCAGAAACAACAACCGAGCCTTTCCCTGGTCGCTACAGACTATCGGAGGTGATCTCATGGGTAGAGCAAGAAACACAAACGTTCTAA
- a CDS encoding ParA family protein yields MTTVVSMINMKGGVGKTTLTFNLAWHCAWKKNLKVLAIDLDPQSNLSQYFMGAEKYVQHLDDENRTVVDIFEQFSAPTRTSGAPTSLVPEDVIVNLHRWTDGSLIDLIPCRLELAWTLKNPTDKSHLLPRFISTIADDYDLILIDCAPTESILTTAAYRSSRYVFVPVKPEFLATIGLPLLVRSIDEFKMLHHDQQLDMGGIIFNGLRRTGTPPEQQQSMRNVRKLANEYGWSVFDSSAHHSDSYPAGSRDSKPIFQTSYARDYVVSEFAEVATEFLEAIGYE; encoded by the coding sequence ATGACAACAGTAGTATCGATGATAAACATGAAAGGTGGTGTAGGTAAAACTACATTAACTTTTAACCTAGCATGGCATTGTGCGTGGAAGAAAAACCTAAAAGTTCTTGCTATCGACCTTGACCCCCAATCTAACCTTAGTCAATATTTTATGGGGGCGGAAAAGTATGTACAGCATCTAGATGATGAAAATAGAACAGTAGTAGACATTTTTGAGCAATTCTCAGCGCCCACTCGAACAAGCGGGGCGCCAACCTCTCTAGTACCTGAAGATGTAATTGTTAACTTGCATCGGTGGACAGATGGAAGCTTAATTGACTTAATTCCATGTCGTTTAGAATTAGCGTGGACCTTGAAAAACCCAACAGATAAATCACATCTCCTACCAAGATTTATATCAACGATCGCGGATGATTATGATCTTATTTTGATTGATTGTGCTCCAACGGAGTCTATTCTAACTACCGCCGCGTATCGTTCAAGCAGGTATGTCTTTGTACCAGTTAAGCCAGAGTTTTTAGCTACAATCGGTTTACCCCTTCTTGTGCGCTCGATTGATGAATTCAAAATGCTACACCATGACCAACAGCTGGATATGGGTGGTATAATATTTAACGGGTTAAGAAGAACAGGTACACCTCCAGAGCAACAACAATCAATGCGTAATGTTAGAAAGCTAGCGAATGAATATGGGTGGTCGGTTTTTGATAGCTCAGCTCATCATTCAGACTCTTATCCAGCAGGTTCGAGGGACAGTAAGCCTATCTTTCAAACAAGTTATGCTCGAGATTATGTTGTCTCTGAGTTCGCTGAAGTTGCAACAGAGTTTTTAGAGGCAATTGGCTATGAATAA